Proteins encoded by one window of Candidatus Latescibacter sp.:
- a CDS encoding sigma-70 family RNA polymerase sigma factor — MDTALQEEHALIARLKADDPGAIDEVVEKYKRQLFAFILRMIDNHESAEDIFQETWLRVVRSVKHFRGDSRFSTWLFQIAGNLCRDSLRKSKKEMLVPLEEADSVTCEPGVDPFRIMEAEQVRQAVNELPYKMREVIVLRYFHDMTDSEISQVVGCPLGTVKTRFHRAIKILSGKWKIRVKSPYTKEGSV, encoded by the coding sequence GTGGATACGGCTTTGCAGGAAGAACATGCGCTGATTGCACGCCTCAAAGCAGATGATCCGGGGGCGATAGATGAGGTTGTGGAAAAATACAAACGGCAGCTTTTTGCCTTTATTCTGCGGATGATAGACAACCACGAATCGGCAGAGGATATCTTTCAGGAGACCTGGCTGAGGGTTGTCCGCTCGGTGAAACATTTTCGCGGTGACTCACGGTTTTCCACCTGGCTTTTTCAGATAGCAGGCAACCTGTGCCGTGACAGTCTCAGGAAATCGAAGAAAGAGATGCTGGTTCCCCTGGAAGAAGCTGACTCTGTCACCTGTGAACCCGGGGTCGATCCCTTTCGCATCATGGAGGCAGAACAGGTGAGGCAGGCAGTCAACGAGCTGCCGTACAAGATGCGGGAGGTCATTGTGCTCCGTTACTTTCACGATATGACAGACAGCGAAATATCACAAGTGGTTGGCTGCCCTCTCGGAACGGTGAAAACCCGGTTTCATCGGGCGATAAAGATACTCTCCGGAAAATGGAAAATACGTGTTAAGTCACCCTATACGAAAGAAGGGTCGGTATGA
- a CDS encoding PspC domain-containing protein: MENEEMKKCQYCAELIKAEALKCRYCGSNQSVKPSKPGAQNTPMYWQRVNEGKKIAGVCTGLARQFEAPILILPLRIFFLLTTFLWLFGLILYIVLWILMPPPTDLPGQGTGSTVTPPPPPPPAPPAQPANGETPLAVQQNDARAAGNSVLLFLMMAIGIALVLVLFTHVFPLFNPFFLPGMHMLFHPFALARMLVMALLAGVVVFVGYYGIRYFSKSGGSLHTIV, translated from the coding sequence ATGGAAAACGAAGAAATGAAAAAATGCCAGTACTGCGCAGAGCTGATCAAAGCCGAAGCTCTTAAATGCCGGTACTGCGGCTCGAATCAGTCTGTCAAACCATCCAAGCCTGGCGCCCAGAATACTCCGATGTACTGGCAGAGGGTCAATGAAGGCAAGAAAATCGCGGGAGTATGCACCGGGCTGGCGAGGCAGTTCGAGGCTCCGATACTTATCCTGCCGCTCAGGATATTCTTTCTTCTGACCACCTTCTTGTGGTTGTTTGGATTGATTCTCTATATCGTGCTCTGGATTCTCATGCCGCCGCCAACCGATCTGCCGGGGCAGGGGACCGGCAGCACCGTAACTCCACCCCCGCCGCCTCCGCCTGCACCTCCTGCTCAGCCGGCAAACGGGGAAACACCTCTTGCGGTCCAGCAGAATGACGCCAGAGCCGCCGGGAATTCAGTACTGCTGTTTCTTATGATGGCGATAGGGATTGCGCTTGTTCTTGTTCTCTTTACACACGTATTCCCGCTGTTTAATCCTTTCTTCTTGCCAGGAATGCACATGCTCTTTCATCCGTTTGCATTAGCAAGAATGCTGGTGATGGCGCTTTTGGCAGGTGTGGTTGTTTTCGTGGGATATTACGGGATCAGATACTTTTCGAAATCGGGCGGATCACTGCATACAATTGTATAA